The sequence GAATGGGCGGTGGAACCTTGAGGATACTGCCCTGGATGTGCATGCGGCCGTTGGAGTCTTTGCGAGCTGGATTGATCTTGCAGCTTCCGCTAGAATTCAGCAGAATGGAGATGGGggaaaagatgatgatgatgatgatgatgaaagtAGATGGCAAGACTTGCGTGACACACTTCTAGAGTACCACGGCTCTGAAGAAAACGATGAAGAATATGTAGAGCTTCGATCGTCATTCTGGCCTTGGTATCAAGCTATTAAAACGTCTTCTCTTGAAGCCTCTAAATCAAAGCCGGCGCCTCCAAAGCAATCTGCAGCACTACAATCATTCCTAGCTCTCACCAAGGATGCCGGATCGAGGTTCCAGCTCAAAGTCATGGCCAATTGCCGAAACAAGCAATTAATTACTACGGAGAGCAAAGCAATCGGGCTCCTTGCGGATATagcagaagctggagacGTGATTGCGCTTATCTCGGGCTTACACATGCCTGTCGTTCTCAGGCCGACTGCCCAGGGGCGATTTCGCTACGTCTGTCACGCTTATATACACGGTATGATGAATGGCGaaagatgggagaagaatGGTTTGGTCGCTCGAGGACTGTGGTTGGAATGAGCGATGATGGTACTGTAGCCAACGGCATCATAATACCTAGTACTGCATTTGGATATAAGAAGTCGTGCCCATAATAAGTAGGTAGTATAGATACGTGTACCAACAATAAATGTGTCACGATGTCCACCGTCTTTAATTCGCATttcctatattatataggcAGCAAGTTCAAATAGTTGATAGATCACCTCTCACAGAGTAACCGTATGTGGCACCGAGGTATAATACTGCAACGTCGGAATTCAATTACCCTTGCCGAAACGTGTCTCAACAAAAGAATCGACTCACTCAGCTCCGAACACTGTGCGGACAGGGGCCGGGGCTTTAATCTACTGGTGAATGGGCGATACGAGGAGATGGTGATGGATAGACGAGAGCATATGAGAGTGctcttttttgttgttgtgcGGCAGCTATTCAGTGTTGAGGCTCGTTTTCTCACATGCGTGGTATATGTACCATGTGTACCTATGTAAGCAGTTATACAGCGATTCAGCACTTTGAATGTTAAAAATCGTACTTCTTGCTGGTAAAGATTCCATTTTATAGACATACTCTTCATCCTTTTCTCTGCTGCATCACTACATCTGCTTGTAAGCACAATAGCAAGCTGAAGACGACGCTCTTTGCGGATATTGCCCGCGAAATCCAGCCCTCGGATCTTGTATATTCATTCTAACAGCcaaacatcaacatcataGACTACAACAGTCGAAAGAGGTTCGGCTAAGCAGAGTTGGTTGGAAGCACAAGGCAGGCCAAGCTTCTGCAACACAGCGCAAGCGACCACGCGACAAATGCATTGCACGACATACGACGCACGATGGGAGCGTCCCAAACGCACTGCACTGCATCTGAGCAGCGCACACGGGGCCCTCCAACATGCCGGATGAGAAGCCACATGCGTCGCCGTGTTTGCTGGATGGGGGCTGGCGTCTGTCTGCACATTCGCATCATGACAGGCCAGGCTCACAGCAAATCCCAGCCTTTCCGACTGCTTATTTCCACTGGACCAAAGACTCTCCTCCCCTGCTCGATCCACTGAACCCCGCACGGCAGACCCAGAGAAAGATCCATTCGCTCCTCCGGGGACTGAGCCTAGCGGCCCGTGCAGCGTCGATTGAGCCGAGGCATCGCGACCCAAAGGGCTGCCGCTAAACCAAAGAACGAGGCGCGCATCTGTGGCGGCCGAACCGTTCAAAGGCGCAGTGAGCGATGCGCGCTTCCCCGCCGTGAAATTGGCTGCAAGGAGCAACTGATTCGTTCGGGCGTCGGGCTTCGGCCGTTGCGTAGACTCCGGCTGGGGCTGTTGGTTGTTGCGAAAGCTGAGTTGCGAGCGTGGGGAAGAAGGGCTTGTGGTGGTGATTCCTACGACGAGATGCTCATGTTGATTGCGTTCGGCGTGGAGTACAGTACAGAGTGAGAATATGGCGATATGTATAGACTGCACGTTACAGAAAGGCCAGCGCCATCATTTGCTTGTACGTACGAGCGGCTCATCACAGTTAGAGCACTTACACCATTCATTCCATCACGGCAAATAGCAACCATCGCCGAATCACCCAgccatgtatgtatgtaagaAGCAGGGATCAAACGCCCCCCCAATCAACAAAAGCTGGGCCATTCTCGCAAGCCTAGCCAAGCCCCTCTCTCCCCAAGTTCAGTCGCGTCTCTAGCTCTTCTCTCCGCATCTGGGCTTGTCCTTTACGTGTCGCCCGGATCTATTGCCCCCCCTGCACAGGCAATATGCatgacgccgccgccgcaattCCACAGCCGCCGTCTTCGCCTCCGCACACTTtccaaccaaaaaaaaaaaaaaaaagtaaaacatTCAGtggagaattttttttttaaactagttCTTGTATTCTTTCCTTCCGTTCTCAGATATTTCCCCAGATACCCACCGTTCTTACTATTAATACGTGCtggttcttttgcttcttctttttcctctggAGTGGCGTTTGTTAGTGTTATACAGTCCATTCTGCTTCAAGTACATAATATCTGTCactgttgttgttattggcTGTATGGGTGTATTATATGCGGGTGCCGCCAAAAAATCCCCAAAGGTACCCCATTCAAAAAAACCACATGTAATATATCCACTCCCAAAAGAAAGCATTGTTGTCCAGGGCAAGGCCGCCTAAATGCCGAGGCTCCTGGCAGCCAATCGACGGTAACCCCTTTCTGGCTGTGAGATCATATCCATGTTAGTGAATGGTAGAAACGGACAAGGAAGGAAACATAAAGACCGtatgagagagagctgaaggGGGGGTTAATTGTCCCGTGCGGTTCAGGCaagggaggagagagagtCGGGCCAACGCTCACgactcatctcatctcacatTGTCTTCACTTACAACTACATCCGTTCCTCTACACCAAAATGCCAGGTAAGCCCTTGATACTATGAGTCGTTGTACTTTTCAATCATCATTACTTTAATCTCATCTTAGAAtctgcttcttgttttttaatACAttgcaaacaaacaaaaacaacCCCCCAAACTAACACTCCATGCCAGTCCCCCTCCCCATCGTCCTCCCCGCGGCGGCCGCCTCCTTGGCCTACCTCAACGCCAAATCTGGCTTTTGGTACGACTTCACGCTCATCAAAAGCATCGCCAAGGCTACCATCCGTGTGCGTCGTGGCCTCAGGAACGACACAATCAACCTCTTTTACCTCTTGGAGAGCCATGCCAAAAGCGCCCGCTACGCCGACAAGGCGTTCCTCATCTTTGAGGGCAAGACTTACACCTATGCGCAGACCTACGACAGAGTCCTCCGCTATGGCCACTGGATCAAGACAAAGTTTGATGTCAAGCCCAAGGACATTGTGGCCATGGACTTTCAGAATTCAGATACCTTTATATTTGTGTGGTTTGCGCTGTGGGCTATAGGCGCGAAGCCGGCGTTTATCAATTACAACTTGACTGGAAAGGCCCTGGCACATTGTATCGAAGCGGCAACCACGAAGCTCTGTCTTATTGATCCGGCGGTAGCCTCAAATGTCGATGAAGAGAGTACTCAAAATCTGCCCCATGTCAACTTCGTTGTCTTCACCCCAGAGGCCGAGGCTGAGGCCATGTCCACAGCTCCTGTGAGAAGCCCAAACGCGGATAGATCGGAGGATGCCATGTCCAACATGGCAATGCTCATCTACACCTCCGGCACCACGGGCCTGCCCAAGGCCGCGGTCGTGGCATGGGGGAAATGCATCTATGGAGGGAGCATCGCCGAGACGCTCCTAGGTCGTGGTGGCGACGATATCATGTACACGGTAAAGATTGCCTCATCCACATCTATCAAATAAGAATGACTTCAGTTACTCACATATAATCATCAGTGTATGCCCCTATACCACTCCTCCGCCTCCATCCTCTCACTCTGCGCAACCCTCCACGCTGGCTCAACCCAAGCACTGGGACGCAAATTCTCAACAAAGACCTTCTGGGACGATTGCCGCGCCTCAAAGGCCACCATGATCCAGTACGTTGGCGAGACGCTGCGCTATCTCCTGGCCGCCCCTCCGCAGGTCGACCCCGTCACTGGCGAGAACCTCGACCGCAAGCACAGCGTTCGCCTCGCCTTTGGCAACGGCCTCCGCCCAGACGTCTGGGACCGCGTCAAGGAGCGCTTCGGCATCGAGACCATCGCCGAGTTCTACGCCGCCACCGAGTCGCCCGGCTCCGCGTGGAACATTAGCAGCAACGACCTGGGCCGCGGTGCCATTGGTCGTTCTGGCTGGCTGTACTCGCTCATCAGCAACACCGCCGCGGCACTCGTCGAGGTCGATCATGACACTGACTCGCCCTGGCGCGATCCCGTGACGAAATTCTGTCGCCGTGTGAAGCCCGGCGAGCCCGGCGAGATGCTGTATCGCCTCCCTCCCGAAGACGTCAATGAGCGCTTTCAGGGCTACTTCAACAACCCAAACGCCTCCAACTCCAAGATCCTGCGCGATGTCTTCGCCCCCGGCGACGCCTGGTTCCGCTCCGGCGACATCCTGCGCCGCGACCCCAGCGGGTTCACCTTCTTCAGCGATCGTATCGGCGACACCTTCCGCTGGAAGTCCGAGAACGTCTCCACCGCCGAGGTCAGCCAGGCCGTCGGGCTCCACCCTTCAGTGCGCGAGGCCAACGTCTACGGCGTGCAGCTACCGCACCACGACGGCCGTGCGGGATGCGCCGCCATCTGCTTCGACACGCCTGTGCCGGACGAGGCCACGCTGAGGAGCCTGGCCGATCATGTGAAGGCGTCGCTGCCGCGGTATGCTCGCCCCTTGTTCCTTCGACTTGTCCGGGAGGTGGGGGCCGAAGGCCAGACGACGGGGACGAataagcagcagaagagtaGCCTGCGAGCTGCGGGTGTGAAGCCGAAATTGAGAACAAcaacagaagcagaagacggTAGCGGCGATACtggcaaggaagaggaggaggctgataTATACTGGCTCAAAGGTAATACATATGTACCCTTTAGAGAAAAGGAGTGGAGAGAGCTTGAGGGCGGAAGAGTGAAACTGTAGTCAAGCCTATCGACGAAtgagcgatgatgacgatgataccTATGATGACTAGTTGACATGTTAGCCTTTACAACTACTACTTAGCATAGCGCGCTTCTCATACCTCAAGTGGTTTTGAGTCCATGAGCCTTGGTTCATACATCTATTACATAGGTAGTcagtatatatacatactagAATATCAGTCTTATCCCAATCCAAATGCGTCCACCGCTGTAATAATATGCGAACCAATAATACACTATGCAACATGCAAAATGCAGCAATGGCAAAAGGAATgataaaagaacaaaagtGCAAGTCTCCCCATTATTCTGGTTCCAGGCAACGCTGGATCAAATCGTGGCCGTTTCATCAGCCAATGCATTTCAACATGACCCGCCGATGCTTCGTAAACCTCATTTGTACGTATATACCTGGTACATCTTCCAACAACCAAACATTTCCTccatcaaaagaaaaaaggaaaaaaaaaatatatctacATAAATGATCAAATCGCTCATGATATAAACATCAGAGTTTTCCCAGCTGCCCCCTTCGCTTTCCCCTCTGCTAATTTTCCCTCTTCAATTCTGTACAGTTGAGGCCATCCCAATTACCACTCATGGGCCTGCGATTCCCAATCCCACACGCTGGCCACTGGCTTGGCCTCCGTAGTTTGCTGCGATTCCACTGGCTCCCATGCCTGCCGCGCCGCCAGTTCCCGTGCCAGTCCTCTCTCTCATTCTTCGGCCTTCCATCAGGCCTCGAAGGCCTCGCTTTTGCAGACCAATGACACTGCTAAGCTCACCATTCCAGATAACGCCGTCACGGTCATTATCGCCAATCTCGGAGCCCCATTCAGATCCACTCGCACTTGTTGCAGCAGAAATCTCGCCGCTGGACG comes from Trichoderma asperellum chromosome 3, complete sequence and encodes:
- a CDS encoding uncharacterized protein (EggNog:ENOG41); amino-acid sequence: MPVPLPIVLPAAAASLAYLNAKSGFWYDFTLIKSIAKATIRVRRGLRNDTINLFYLLESHAKSARYADKAFLIFEGKTYTYAQTYDRVLRYGHWIKTKFDVKPKDIVAMDFQNSDTFIFVWFALWAIGAKPAFINYNLTGKALAHCIEAATTKLCLIDPAVASNVDEESTQNLPHVNFVVFTPEAEAEAMSTAPVRSPNADRSEDAMSNMAMLIYTSGTTGLPKAAVVAWGKCIYGGSIAETLLGRGGDDIMYTCMPLYHSSASILSLCATLHAGSTQALGRKFSTKTFWDDCRASKATMIQYVGETLRYLLAAPPQVDPVTGENLDRKHSVRLAFGNGLRPDVWDRVKERFGIETIAEFYAATESPGSAWNISSNDLGRGAIGRSGWLYSLISNTAAALVEVDHDTDSPWRDPVTKFCRRVKPGEPGEMLYRLPPEDVNERFQGYFNNPNASNSKILRDVFAPGDAWFRSGDILRRDPSGFTFFSDRIGDTFRWKSENVSTAEVSQAVGLHPSVREANVYGVQLPHHDGRAGCAAICFDTPVPDEATLRSLADHVKASLPRYARPLFLRLVREVGAEGQTTGTNKQQKSSLRAAGVKPKLRTTTEAEDGSGDTGKEEEEADIYWLKGNTYVPFREKEWRELEGGRVKL
- a CDS encoding uncharacterized protein (EggNog:ENOG41) yields the protein MPVPLPIVLPAAAASLAYLNAKSGFWYDFTLIKSIAKATIRVRRGLRNDTINLFYLLESHAKSARYADKAFLIFEGKTYTYAQTYDRVLRYGHWIKTKFDVKPKDIVAMDFQNSDTFIFVWFALWAIGAKPAFINYNLTGKALAHCIEAATTKLCLIDPAVASNVDEESTQNLPHVNFVVFTPEAEAEAMSTAPVRSPNADRSEDAMSNMAMLIYTSGTTGLPKAAVVAWGKCIYGGSIAETLLGRGGDDIMYTCMPLYHSSASILSLCATLHAGSTQALGRKFSTKTFWDDCRASKATMIQYVGETLRYLLAAPPQVDPVTGENLDRKHSVRLAFGNGLRPDVWDRVKERFGIETIAEFYAATESPGSAWNISSNDLGRGAIGRSGWLYSLISNTAAALVEVDHDTDSPWRDPVTKFCRRVKPGEPGEMLYRLPPEDVNERFQGYFNNPNASNSKILRDVFAPGDAWFRSGDILRRDPSGFTFFSDRIGDTFRWKSENVSTAEVSQAVGLHPSVREANVYGVQLPHHDGRAGCAAICFDTPVPDEATLRSLADHVKASLPRYARPLFLRLVREVGAEGQTTGTNKQQKSSLRAAGVKPKLRTTTEAEDGSGDTGKEEEEADIYWLKGNTYVPFREKEWRELEGGRVKL